A DNA window from Ensifer sp. WSM1721 contains the following coding sequences:
- a CDS encoding trans-3-hydroxy-L-proline dehydratase produces MRSTKTIHVISAHAEGEVGDVIVGGVAPPSGGTIWEQSRWIARDQTLRNFVLNEPRGGVFRHVNLLVPPKHPEADAAFIIMEPEDTPPMSGSNSICVSTVLLDSGILPMKEPVTEITLEAPGGLVRVRAECRNGKAERIFVQNLPSFAERLDLKLEVEGLGTLTVDTAYGGDSFVIVDATAMGFGLKPDEAHDIARLGVRITNAANAQLGFHHPENPEWRHFSFCLFAGPVERTAEGLRAGAAVAIQPGKVDRSPTGTALSARMAVLHARGEMGPEDRLTAVSLIGSTFSGRIVGTTRVGDRPAILPEISGRAWITGIHQHMLDPSDPWPEGYRLTDTWGAR; encoded by the coding sequence ATGCGCAGCACGAAGACCATTCATGTGATCTCCGCTCATGCCGAGGGCGAGGTGGGCGATGTGATCGTAGGCGGCGTGGCACCCCCGTCGGGTGGCACCATCTGGGAACAGAGCCGCTGGATCGCCCGCGACCAGACGCTGCGCAACTTCGTGCTGAACGAGCCGCGCGGCGGCGTCTTCCGCCATGTCAACCTCCTGGTGCCGCCGAAGCACCCGGAGGCCGATGCCGCCTTTATCATCATGGAGCCGGAAGATACGCCGCCCATGTCGGGTTCGAACTCGATCTGCGTCTCCACGGTGCTGCTCGACAGCGGCATTCTGCCGATGAAGGAGCCGGTGACGGAAATCACGCTCGAAGCCCCGGGCGGTCTCGTCCGCGTGCGGGCGGAATGCCGCAACGGCAAGGCCGAACGCATCTTCGTCCAGAACCTGCCGAGCTTTGCCGAGCGGCTGGACCTGAAGCTCGAGGTCGAGGGGCTTGGCACGCTCACCGTCGATACCGCCTATGGCGGCGACAGTTTCGTTATCGTGGATGCGACGGCAATGGGCTTCGGCCTGAAGCCGGACGAGGCGCATGATATCGCCCGCCTCGGCGTCAGGATCACCAATGCGGCCAATGCCCAGCTCGGCTTCCACCATCCGGAAAATCCCGAGTGGCGGCACTTCTCCTTCTGCCTTTTCGCCGGCCCCGTGGAGCGCACGGCGGAGGGTCTGCGCGCCGGTGCGGCCGTCGCGATCCAGCCGGGCAAGGTCGACCGCTCGCCGACCGGCACGGCGCTCTCGGCCCGCATGGCCGTTCTGCATGCCCGCGGTGAAATGGGTCCGGAGGATCGGCTAACGGCGGTTTCGCTGATCGGCTCGACCTTCTCCGGCCGCATCGTCGGCACCACCCGGGTCGGAGACCGGCCGGCGATCCTGCCGGAGATCTCGGGCCGCGCCTGGATCACGGGCATCCATCAGCACATGCTCGATCCTTCCGATCCCTGGCCGGAGGGTTATCGGCTGACCGACACGTGGGGCGCGCGTTGA
- a CDS encoding aconitase X: protein MKQPPARSILGGSAEGPVIATGEALSFWGGVDPATGCIIDVHHPLNGVRLTGSVLMMPSSRGSCSGSGVLLDLVLSGRAPAALVFSEAEDVLTLGALVASEMFDKPLPVLRVAPEMFSELARVKRARISGSTIEAEGLAIPVVPPATATLDLTDTDRAMLDGEKGVAVQQAMRIISAMAAQQGARGLVDVTQGHIDGCIYASPANLTFAEKMAELGAKVRVPTTMNAISVDYANWQVQGVPPSFGDPAARLADAYVRMGCRPTFTCSPYLLDSAPQAGEAIAWAESNAVIFANSVLGARTAKHPDFLDLCIALTGRAPLSGVYLDEHRKARRVIEVEPPERADDAFWPLIGYLAGRAAPDRIPLLSGLAAAKPSRDDLKALCAAFGTTSAAPMLHVEGVTPEASGAAAGDADRTAITRADMAAAWSLLNDGPEEVELVAIGSPHASLAECRALAEALGGRKRHPDVAVIVTAGREVIEEARREGTLARLEASGVQVLPDLCWCSISEPVFPTRTRALMTNSGKYAHYGPGLSGRAVRFGSLADCVTAALTGRAPARLPDWLS, encoded by the coding sequence ATGAAGCAGCCACCCGCTCGCAGCATCCTCGGCGGCTCGGCCGAAGGCCCGGTCATCGCCACGGGGGAGGCGCTGAGCTTCTGGGGCGGGGTCGATCCCGCGACCGGTTGCATCATCGACGTGCACCACCCGCTCAACGGCGTTCGCCTCACCGGCTCCGTCCTCATGATGCCGTCGAGCCGCGGCTCCTGTAGCGGCTCCGGGGTGCTCCTCGATCTTGTGCTTTCGGGCCGCGCTCCGGCCGCACTCGTCTTCTCGGAAGCCGAGGATGTGCTCACGCTCGGCGCGCTGGTCGCGTCCGAGATGTTCGACAAACCGCTGCCGGTCCTGCGCGTCGCCCCGGAGATGTTTTCAGAACTGGCGCGCGTCAAGAGGGCGCGCATCAGCGGTAGCACGATAGAAGCCGAGGGCCTGGCGATCCCGGTCGTCCCGCCCGCGACCGCCACACTCGATCTTACCGACACCGACCGCGCCATGCTGGATGGAGAAAAAGGCGTCGCGGTGCAGCAGGCAATGCGCATCATCTCGGCCATGGCGGCACAGCAGGGGGCGCGGGGCCTTGTGGACGTCACGCAGGGCCACATCGACGGCTGCATCTATGCGAGCCCGGCGAACCTGACCTTTGCCGAGAAGATGGCCGAGCTGGGGGCGAAGGTCCGGGTGCCGACGACAATGAACGCCATTTCCGTTGACTACGCCAATTGGCAGGTCCAGGGCGTGCCGCCTTCGTTCGGCGACCCGGCGGCGCGGCTCGCCGACGCCTACGTGCGCATGGGCTGCCGCCCGACCTTCACCTGCTCGCCCTATCTGCTCGACAGCGCGCCTCAGGCAGGCGAAGCGATCGCCTGGGCGGAATCCAATGCCGTGATCTTCGCCAACAGCGTACTCGGTGCGCGCACGGCGAAGCACCCGGATTTCCTCGATCTCTGCATCGCGCTCACCGGGCGCGCGCCGCTTTCCGGCGTCTACCTCGACGAGCATCGCAAGGCCCGGCGCGTCATCGAGGTGGAACCGCCCGAGCGCGCGGACGATGCCTTCTGGCCGCTGATCGGCTATCTCGCCGGTCGTGCGGCGCCGGACCGCATACCACTCCTCAGCGGGCTCGCCGCGGCAAAGCCCTCGCGCGACGACCTCAAGGCGCTCTGCGCCGCCTTTGGAACGACCTCTGCCGCGCCGATGCTGCATGTGGAGGGTGTGACGCCTGAGGCGAGTGGCGCGGCCGCTGGAGATGCCGACCGCACGGCGATCACCCGCGCCGACATGGCGGCGGCCTGGTCGCTCCTGAACGACGGCCCGGAGGAGGTGGAACTCGTTGCCATCGGCAGTCCCCACGCGTCCCTTGCCGAATGTCGCGCACTGGCCGAGGCGCTCGGCGGCCGCAAGCGGCACCCGGATGTCGCGGTGATCGTCACGGCCGGGCGTGAGGTCATCGAGGAGGCACGACGCGAGGGCACGCTCGCGCGGCTCGAAGCGAGCGGCGTGCAGGTGCTGCCCGACCTCTGCTGGTGCTCGATCTCCGAGCCGGTTTTCCCGACGCGGACCCGCGCGCTGATGACCAATTCCGGCAAATACGCCCATTACGGCCCCGGTCTTTCCGGCCGCGCCGTGCGCTTCGGCAGCCTTGCCGACTGCGTCACGGCCGCCCTGACGGGGCGCGCGCCGGCACGGCTGCCGGATTGGCTTTCCTGA